From the Mus musculus strain C57BL/6J chromosome 10, GRCm38.p6 C57BL/6J genome, the window ATGGTCAGGTGTGTGGGGCGGCCCCGGGGGTGGTGAGTGCACAGGTGACTGCAGTCTTGGACGTCTGCTCTCGCCCTGTAGACAGTTCCAGGGCCACACGGACGGGGCCAGCTGCATCGACATATCAGACTACGGGACCCGGCTGTGGACTGGGGGCCTGGACAACACTGTGCGCTGCTGGGACCTGCGCGAGGGCCGCCAGCTTCAGCAGCATGACTTCAGTTCCCAGGTGCGCTCACAATCCTCGGCCTCCCCGAGGGTGTCCCTACCCGGCCTGAAACCGGATAGGACACGGGGACTGAGGAGACAGCTTGGTGGGTAAAGTATTTGCCTTGATGGCAGGAGTTCAAATCtctagaatccacataaaaagccagacagACATAAAAAACCTGCCTATAACCCTGGGCATGCCGAGAGCTGGAGGGTCAGAATAGTCAGTGGGAGACGGACTGCCTTACATACgcctttaaaaataagatttacttattttacttatatgagtacactgtagctgtcttcagacacaccagaagagggcatcggatcccattatagatggttgtgagccaccatgtggttgctgggaattgaattcaggacctttctTCAGCCCAggacatgtctttaattccagcaatgggaggcagagcaggtggatctctgtgagtcccagggtggtcagagctgcatagtgagacagTCTCAACCCACccccaaatacaaatacaaataaaaaaccaCTGCTAGACTAAGAGTGACTGCAGCTTCTACCCCTGATCCTGACTCCCCATCAGTCAGAAGCAGGACACAGTCAAGGCTCAGCCCTGGACCTTGAGCCACCTGTAGAGCCAGCTCCCTCTGCCCAGAATCTCAAGGTGCTGTGTTCCTCTGATGAATGCTAAGGTGTGACACCTGTCACTGGCCACCTTCTTGTCCCCATTTGGGGCACCCCTGGGCCTTCTTCCAGCATCATGTGTGACCCCAGGGTCTCAGCACTCTCTCTCTTGACCTAGATTTTCTCATTGGGCCACTGTCCCAATCAGGACTGGTTGGCTGTGGGGATGGAGAGCAGCCACGTGGAGGTCCTGCATGTGCGCAAGCCTGAGAAGTACCAGCTCCGCCTCCATGAGAGCTGCGTGCTGTCACTCAAGTTCGCTTCCTGTGGTACAAGCCTGGGAGACCCCTTGGcacagcagagggagggtggatggatgggggtGAAGCCTTAAATTAGATAACGAATTACCCAGGCCTGCCCACCCAGCTGCTTATTCAGGTCAAAGCCAGTTTAGATAAATGCacagacacatttaaaaaaaaaaagatggaccaGGCGAGGTGacttgcatgcctttaattccagtactcgggaggcagagacaggtagatctgagttcaaggctagcctggcctgtAGAGccagttcaggacagccaggtccacacagaaaaactgtctcaaaaaaaaaaaaagacagctatcAAGGACACTCCATGTTGCCTGGCAGCTCTCAGCTTTTTGATACTGCATAGTAGGCGGCTTCAGGAAGGAGTGAATTTCTAAGGTTTCCTACCCTGGTGGTCACTCCCAtcctcccctctgccccctccccttcccatctCAGGACGCTGGTTTGTGAGCACAGGCAAGGACAACCTGCTCAATGCCTGGAGGACACCCTATGGGGCCAGCATTTTTCAGGTACCTGGTCTCCCCCAAATGGAGGCCAGCTCGACATTTCCTGTCCTAGACACTTCCTGTTACAGAGTCCCACACTTTGGGTCCCTCTGTGTACCACAGTggatttattataagtacactgtagctgtcttcagacacaccagaagagggaatcagatctcattacagattgtaagccaccatgtggttgctggaatttgaactcaggacctctggaaaagcagtcagtgattttaaccgctgagccatctcactagccctagGTGGCAATTTCTAATAAGTCTCTTGAACCTTCAATGGATGTGCTATAGTGGTCTTTCACATTTCCTGTCCTTCCTAACCATCAAAGACCCCAGGAGTCTCCAATCCAGAGCAGTACCATTATCAACCCTTCACATGTCAGGGATACCCCTGTCCCTCCAGGACACGGTGACACAgatctgtaatcttagcacttggaaggATGGGGCAGAAGTATGGTTGGTTTGAGAGAGaatgagggaagaggagggaggtacTTTGCTGTGAAGCCATCTGAAGTCGAGCTGTGATGAGTTAGGTACCATCTCTTAAGTCACCAGTCAGGCTAGCTCAGTCCCCAGCTACAAGGCCCTGGCAACAGTCACATCTACCAGCCTTTGTTGTCCTCCAAGCCCCATGCTTCTGGTCTGTAAACTTGGTGGTGGTGACCATGTGGCCACCCCTCACCTCCCCTTTCTCTGTCCCAGTCCAAAGAATCATCTTCTGTACTGAGCTGCGACATCTCCAGGAATAATAAGTACATCGTGACAGGCTCAGGGGACAAGAAGGCCACTGTGTATGAGGTGGTGTACTGAGCCATCTGCTGCCTTTTCAGGTCACCTGCCCTGGATGGCTGGCCACTCGGGACACGGGCCCCTCTGCTCATACCTGGCTTGCTCCCTCCTggctgggtggggctggggcACTGGGGAAATATAACACATTTATCAActtgctttctttctgtgtgtgtgtgaagcgtACAGGTGAGGGACCCGACTGGGTATCAGCCTTCATTTCTCTTTGCCCCAATTTTCAGAGTGTGGATCTCACTAATGAGCCTCACAGACAGGTCAACAtgccccaggaatcctcctgtctctacctacaGAGCTGGATCAGGGATTTACACTCACTCCTTATCCTGCCTGGTGTGggctttaccaactgaaccatcttcctggctctctttaaaacaaaaactgggTGGGGCTAGTTTCTtagtgtagcactggctgtcctgaaactatgtaaaccaggctggtctggaactcagaaatccgcctgcctctgtctcctgagtgctgggattaaaggcaaacacTCAGAAGTTGGAGGGCTCAGAGCTACAAAGTTCTTCCAAAACCTGGGTAAAGGACAAATCTCTGccatttcaattgttttattacaCGCAACTCGGGATCTGCACACCCCATGGAAGCCTCTAGAAGCACTGCAGACCCATCACACCCATTGCCATCCACCACTGTGCAGTTAGGGGAGGGGAGTTGAAGTTGTCAGTACTTGATGTGGTACACCGAGGCACAGTCCCTGGATCCTGTGATGATGAGCCTGCCGTTCTCAGTCATGTCGAAGCATCTGACAGGGCCAACCTcggggacctgagacagcagctGAGTGAGCTCAGTTCCTCTCCACCCAGAGCTTCAGAAATGACCCCTGTGGGGATGATGCTGAGGGTCCCGCTGACAGAGCCCCCAGTGCCCCCTGCACATAAGTACCTGGAACAGTTTTGCTCCGGTGGGCATGCTGTGGACCGTGATGAAGTTGCCCATACCGACGCTCGCCCACCACTTGCctaggaggaggggaaggaagacagggaggtTACAGCAGACCCCACCCATTCACTAACATCcagcagcacccaggaggctgaggcaggaggactgagagAGTTTGAGATGAGAATGagtctaggctacatgagaccttgcctcaaagaaCAAGGCAGAACAGCAAAAAGTTTtactgttttgtcttttgttatgttttgCCGTCTGAAGCCTTTTATAGCTCAGGATAGCCTTAAGCTCCCCAAGTAGCCAGAGATGACTCTGAACTCCTGATTATGATTATGTTAATAAAAGATGTTGGAGTGTGGACAATACCCAAGCCCTGACTGGGCACTGAGTAAATAGCAGGGTCCTCTGAGAGGCCAGTGGCCACAGTGTGCACCCATCCTCAGTGGACTggtttcccagacagggtttctttgtggagtcctggctgtcctggaactctgtacaccagggctggtcctgaactcagatccacctgcctctgcctccccagtgctggaattaaaggcgtgtgccaccatgcccaggctCAGTGGACTCCTTACCATTTGGGGAGAACTTGAGGCCTAAGATGGTGTTGTCCTTGGTGTCCACAGTGAGCACCTGGTCCCTCTTCCTGCTGTTGAACAGGCAGTGCTGGCCATTGGCCAGGCCCAGCAGCAGCCAGTCTTCGGTCGGACTGTGAGCCAGGCTCATGATCTGGGTGAGCCAGGCAGAGGTAGCAATCAGACCCCTGCTGGGCGGCCAGGCTGCAAGGTCCCCGCCCGAACGCCCGCCCACCCAATGACTCACTGACTGGCTGTGGCCCGACTGTGTCTCCACACCTTCCTTCTGTGAGGTGTATGAACTTCACAGGGTTAACTATGGCAGTGACAAGTCTGTCTCCCTGGTTGGTTTTATTGGGACATGGTCTTGCTCCATAGCCTAGGCTGTAGTGACTtgccacatagcccaggctggccttgaactccagcaTAAAATATTTGCAACGATAGTCTTTGAGACCGgcttttatgtagcccaggctatccttcaGGTTCCTGTGTAGCTGATGACCACCttaaacttctgaccctccttccCCCAGCTCCCTAGTGCTGAGTGACAGGAAAACATTCTACCCCCTAGATCCAGCTCCTTctccactatgtagcccaagatggACTCACTTTttcatcctcttgcctcagcttgaGTACTGGGACGACAGCCTTCTCCACCATTGTCCAGTATGACAAAAGGTATTTTAAAGACCCCTGTGACTTCTCAAAAATTCCTTGAGCTGACCTGGGCTGTTCCCTCTCCTGACACTGAGTGCACCTTGTCATTGTACCCAAAGGCCCACGCCTGTGCAGCCACCCTTCCTGTGCACCTGGGACTGGAACAGATGCTCCAGTGACACCTTGGCCATCCGCAGGTCCCAGCATCGCAGGCAGGCGTCCAGACCCCCTGTCCAGATGTTGTCATCTTTGACCACAAGGTTCCTGGCCGAATTGGTAGGGCCTTTGAGGTTCCTGGCCAGAAAGCAAAGGGGTAAGCCTAGGCTCGACAGTCCCTAAGATTCCCTCAAAGCCGTGGGACTAACCCAACCTGAGGTACTCTTAACACCTTTGGCAAGAAGGCAACAGTGACATCATCCTAGTCCCTGCCTCTAAAAGGTAATGTTCCAATACCTATAAATCCAGTACtgaggaagttgaggcaggaggattgccatgagttccaggccaggctagggtacatagagaccctgcctcaacaatgAGGGTGATGGAGAAGACCCAAAGCTGGCTGTGGTGACTCACAATTGTCATCCCAGCTACTCGGGATTAAGAGAGGATGATTGCGAGTTAGAGCCATCCTAGGCTTCAGAGCAAGTTCAGCATCATCCCTGAAAACGTCACCTGATCCGACCTTAAGATAAAATCTGAGCAGGGCTTGGCAGCAcaagcctgtcatcccagcactctggaggcagaggcaggtggatcactgagttccaaggctagcctggtctacagagtgagaccctatgccagataaaatgaataaaagtaaaaGTGTTGACCAGATGGCTCCCAGGTCACTCAGTGGGTAGAGGAGAGCCGAGTTCCAAGAACCCACTTAGTGGAAGAACAggctcctgcaggttgtcctgaGCCTCTGTTCTCCCTTGTcctacaagaattacaatgagctgggcagtggtggcacacgcctttaatcccagcacttgggaggcagaggcaggtggatccaggccagcctggtctacagagtgagtttcaggacagccagggctgcacagagagaaaccctgtctcgaaaaacaaaacaaaacaaagcccacGAAAAACAAGATTTACGAATAAGCCAGGCACacacagcacttggaaggtgaaggcaggaagataagGAGAGTTTAAGGTTCTCCTCCTCTGTGCttgaggacaacctgggctacatgagacacttACCCTAACCTAAAGGTAAACAAGCAGGCTGTGGGCGTGGTCAGGGATAGGGTAGAGTCCCACCCAGAATCCCCTAGTGAGGGGACTAGGGTGTGGCTCCACTCTGGGGGAGTGGGGTTTGGGTAAGAGCTCAGAACTCGTAGTCCGCAGCTCACAGTGCTCCTGTCCCTGTGTCTGCACCTGACTATTTCCTGAGTCCGTAGGTCCCATATCCTGACCGTGCCATCTGTGAAGCCGGCAAGGGCCATGTTTTCCTTTGTGTTGGCCAGTGCCTGGCAGGACAGGCCCTCGCAGGGCAGCTGGCACTTCTCATACAGGGATGGGGCTGCCAGGTCCCACACGATCACGCCAGGTAAGTTGTATCCACCCGCGAACAGGGTCCTGCTGTTGGAGGACAGCAGGCAGGTGCGCAGGTACACCTTGTTGTCCTGCAGAGGATCGTCCCGGCGAGTGAGGGTCAGTCGTGGCTCTTCCAGCACCTCCCATCCCCAACCCCGTCCCTGCCCCGTCACCTGGACGCTGCATTTCAAGTGGCTTTCTGGGTCTCTGTCCTCGGCCACCTGGTTCACGAGGTTCCACACCTTGATGCCGCTCTGGCTGCAGGTGAAGACGTGCCGCGTGAAGGAGCTCACAGCTACCACCAATAGCAGTTCCTGGTGCTTCAGCACACGCACCTTCTGCAGTGCTTGGGGGACAGTGAACCTCTCTAATTGCCAGAGTGCTGTGCTAGGCTGATTACAGCTGCTCTCTAAGACTTCAGAGCCCCAGGACCTAGGGATATGGGACACAGAGTgaagttttcaagacagggtcttagtccaggttggccttgaactctgtatGGAgcaaaggctgaccttgaattcctaatgctcctgcctctacctcatgaGCGCTAGGAGCCAGGCTCCAGTCACATTCTTCAGTTCTTGCCACAGCCACACATGCGTCCCTACTCTAAAACGCTTTGCTCAAGTCGACTGAGCTCCTGTGCACCCTTATAGACCTAATTATTACAGCCCCTTCTCCAAGACATCGTTCTCCAACTACAAGACTGAGAATCTAGGTTGAGATTTAAGTGAGACGTTCCTTCTTTAACCCTTTACAAGTTGTTCTTATATTTACTCATTaatggggtgtgggggggtggagggtagAGAGGAGGCAGTACAACCTGCGGGAGTCATTTTTCACTTTCAACtgtgtaggtcccagggatcaaacccaggcctaGGCTTGggagcaggcacctttacctgctgagccctctcacaAGCCCCTCCATCTTCCACCACCAGTTAAGGACATGgaaaagggacagagacagggaggcgGGGTGGGGGAGACAAGGGTGAGGTAACCCCGCTTTCTCCCTGCAGAGGCCAACACTCACAAGGGCTTCAGAAATTTATcagctcttccagaagattcCTGTGGTACAAAGAAAGAAGCTGACGCTGCTGGCTTGTGACCTCCCCTCCATATCTGCATCCAGGTCTCCCACTCACCTGCGTCTCAGGTTGGGGCCGACTGACGTCTTCTTGGTAATAATCTAGAAGAGCTGAGGGAGACTTGATCAGGAAGGGGTCGGCTGTGTGGAGGAGACAGGATTCAGGGGTGACCCAGGAACTATGGCCCTGCCCTCCGAGGCCCCACCCCTCTCACCAGAGTCACTCAGGCTGTTTCTGTGCCTGGGCTGAGGTTCTGGTTTAAAGTCACACAGGCCTGAATCTTTGCTTTCCTGGGAGACAGAATTGGGTCAGATGGGGGACACGTCACCCCAGGGGGGGACACCCAGCAGATGCCTGGGGGTTCCTGGCTGCAGTGGGGATGTTCCTGAGGGGTCAGAGTGCAGGGATGAGGAAGGAGGGTACTGAGGGGACACTATGGGGTAAAATCCTTTGGGGTTCCAGTCAAGGGTACTCACCAATTCCAGCAGCTTCtctgttgccatgacaacaggcaaggtggggggaggagagagggaagaagagggagagaaaggcttGTGCCTGGGAGTTCCCCCTCACCTGTGAGGAATCCTCACCCCCGTGTTCCTGTTGGTTCTTTTGGCGGCTGTCCATGAAAAGTTCCCAGAGTCCCTGGATCAGGAAGCCTTGACAGAACTGGGGCTCCGCGTCCCAGACCGGCTGTGGGTCCTGGAGCTCATCACTCTCTGAGAGGAACCGACGTCTGGTGGGCAGCTGAGGCCCCGGGGTGCTTTTGAACTTGGGGTGCTGGAGGGCTGCAGACTCTGGGACCTGTTTGTCTTCTTCCTTAGCTGAGTTCTCTGTGGTCTGGGCAGAGCCCATTGGGGCCTCATGAGACACATGACATGGCCAACTGTCCCCTTCAGCCCCAACACCAATACTCATCTTGTTCCTCTCCAGGAGGTCTGGGGTTCTACTGAAGCGCTCTATCGCCTGGAAGAAGTTTTCTGCCTAGAACAAGTTAGGATGGAGCCTTGCTGAGGGCACAGATGTGGGGAAGGGGAGCCTGTGCCAAAGCTTGGCACTAGGTAAGCTCTTCCCGCCAGGATAAACCACACCCTAcacatccaggcatggtggtgcacacttgttcACCCTTCCCTtcaaaagctgaggcaggaggatcaggagttcagggtcatctttggctataGACCGACtttgagatcctatctcaaaaaacttcaaaaaaaaaaaaaagaaaagaaaagaaaagaaaaccagtaaTCACCATCATCAAGGGCTTAGATGCAGCCCTTGATGCACAAagccctgcccctcaccccaGCAAGGCCTACAAAGGATTTAGTGTTATTTTTCACATtggaaaactgaggcccagagactcaaacagcagcagcagcagcagcagcagcagcagcagcagcagccgccgccgccgccgccgccgccaccgccagaCACTGTTTTTAATTTAGCCCTGCTCCTCCCCTGGGAGCTTTTGGAGAGCACCCAGGATGGAGAGGGGAGCACCTGGGATGGAGCTGGAAGGCCCAGGATCTGCCTCCCTGGGAGATGATGGATTGCAGGGCAGCGCCAGCCTGGGGCTGCACAAAGCCCAGGGGAGCCCTCCCAATTTTTCCCGACTCATTATTGTGCAATTTACTGGCATTCTAGTGAGCCTGGAGCTCAGTGGGAATGGGGGAGAGAGCTGTTGCTCTGGGGGATTTGGGGGtataaaatgggggggggggggaggacactGGCACAGCAGGGACTGGAAAGTGAGGCTCAGGGGCAGTTAAAAGCCTGGGAGCTTGGGAAGCCTGGAGCTGCGGAGAAACTGCCCAGGATATCATAGGCTACagccacccccacacacatacacttcagGCAGTGGCCGCCCCACACACTGGTCAATCATTCCCTCCCACTTCACCCTCGCTGCTGCTGCACTTGAGACCTGATCatccccacccccctccaccccccttgGTCAACCACAGCCTTCTAGGGCTCCCACTGCTCACAGGGTCAACACTTAGAACTCCGCAGCCTCCAAGTCCGAGTCCCCTTCTCTGCCTTCCGCCTTCCCACTCACTGCTCCTCCCACTCCAGGCCCATCCCTGCCTCAGGGCTTTGCAGAGGAGCTGTTCCTCTCCCAGACAAAACCATCCCTTCTCTCCCTGCTGACCTACTCAGTGCACCTTCCGGTCCACCCTCAGCTGTAGTTCACACTCCAGCCCCTGCCTGGAGCTCTTGGCTCCCACCCTGGGCCCCTCAAATGTGCCCACAGCTTCCTTCAGTCCCCAGTCTCCACTGGCTGATGGTGGCAGTTGAATGAACAACTGTGTTCTGGTGGCTTCCTGTTCCTCTGCTGCCCACTCCCCGctggacacccccacccccaccccccccacccccctcacccccGCTAAGCTGCAGTCTTGGCTCTGGCTCCCTGCCAGTGACATCTGGCCTTGGGCATCGCCTCCTTCCTGCCAGTGCCCTTGAGAAAGGGGCCAGGTGGCAGGGGAAAGGCTGCTGGGGACACACGTGTCTTGGcttgggcagggggtgggggtgggggtgcggggAGAGCCCGGTGCCCCTCTACAGGCCTGTCCTCTAGTCATGCACAGGACCTTCAGGGCACCTGGAAGCCAGGCAGGAAGGATGCTCTACAGCAAGATGTGTGGACCCTAAATCAACTCCCTCCCTGACTCTGTCCCCATCACTCTGCAGCTCCTACTTCCCTGGAATCAAACCATGTCCTGCCAGAGGCTGACATGGCTCCCattccctgcctgcctctgtcctacCAGGGGACGTGTCCAGTCCCCAGTTcacctgtgtgtgtgatgttctaGGAAGGACTGGTTTATAGTGGACACCTGAAATCACACAGCAGGTGAGAGGTAGGTCTCAACAAGGAGTGACCCTGAGCAAAGGTCTTCACCTCTTTGAGACTATTTTGGAGACAAGAGTCCCAACATAGCCtggcctggctttgaactcactatagcCAAGAACAATCCTTCATCTCCCCAGTGCCAGGATGACAGTGTGTGCCACTTTGCTCTGTCTATCTTAGCTTTTAAATACTACTTACTATATTGTTCTTAATGAAAAGCCAAGCTTAATTTTCTTGCAGTCCTCAgggccctgcctgcctccctctccctagGTGACATACAGAGCATTTTCTTGCtgcttcacccccacccccaaccagccAGGCTCCCTCCTGCCCCAGGGACTTTTGTACAGGTCATGcctttgccccacccccaccccagcatcctccccccacccccacctcggcTGCCACCAGGGTGGACTCACCAGGCTGAAGATGTTCTCTAGGTGAACCATCATTTCAGAGACGACGCTGAGTGGGGGAAAGAAATTGCACATTCTTCTAGAAAAAGCCCCTGCATTTCTAGGGTGGAACCCCAAGAGGATGAGCCCCCTAATCTATAAATGAAGGGGAAGACGCCATCCAAACTCTCAAGACTGACCCTGGCCTTTGCCCGtgctaggcaggcaggcagtttttgttttgtttttgtttttttgccctTGAGCATTCTCCCAGCCAGCAATCGTTTGAAGACAGGTTTGGTGGCTTagaacttgccatcctcctgtctcagcctgcaCCACTACAAAAAACAACACCCGGGcttaaaaacaaacccaaacaacatTTCACTGGAAACTAGGCTGACTTCCCACTGTCCAGGCACAGCTGGTTCTTTGGGGACAAGGATCCGTCCTGCAGATGTGGGGCCCTGAGAGAAACCCTCACCTGCTGAACTCCTCCGGAAGCTGGTTCACGATGGACAAATACCGACTGGATAAGGTGGAAGGCTGGAAAGGTCAAAGGTCAAAACTATAAAGCCTGCATCTCCCTGAAGTCCCAGGTGTGGAGTCATGTCTAGCTTCCAGCCCTGGATCTCTTTAGGTGTGGCAGAGCATGGTAGAATCTTCTAGGCTCTGGAACAGTGGTtcccaatcttcctaatgctgcgaccctttagtacagttcctcatgttgtggtgacctccaaccaaaACATTACTTTTGTTCCTATAACCGTAACATTACTAGCGTTATGAATGCAAAAAGCTGACATTCAGGGTATGGAACCACCaaagggtcacgacccacaggttgagaaccactgccctacagTCAATTTAGTACACAGACTTCTGATATTACCTTAACTTTTagagaaacaaggaaggaaaagaaggggaaaggaggagggaggagatatAACTCCTCCCCCAAAGGGTCTATGTAGCCGATTGTTCTGGAATTACCTAGagctggctgtccttgaactaaaagatccacctgcctcagcctcccaagtgtggatTAAAGCTGGGCAACGATCTTTAATCCCAATATAGTGTTAACACATGGAACTAAAGAGCCACTTGCTAGGAGAGGCTCAGCCCTGACCACACCAGGTGAACACCTAGTGTTAATAATCACCACTTGATTGACATTGGGAAAATGTGGGCCCGGTCTGGTCTATGGGGGTTTTCACCTGCGCTGTCAGGGGTCACAGGTGCAGGCACTGAGGGGCTCAGGCTGGGGTGCAGGCCTTTCATCTTAGCTAGGTAGGCAGGATTGCATGAGCTCCcggtgcggggtgggggtggggggggcagagagaactagtctccaaAACCCCAAACAcagtaggaagagaggaagctaACTGTGCCCCTCACCACCATTTCTCTCTCACCAAAATTCCACCAAAGGTGTCACTGCTCTGTCTGTGGGAAGTCATCTAGAAGATTCTTGAGGTCACAAATCTGATTAAGTCCTATAAGAACAGGTATAGGTTTTTAGAAGGCAGAAAAGCcgactcccacccccatccccgtaGCCTCTTCATCATCTGGACCCAGCTGGGGAGGAagccccttccccatccccatgTCTTCTGCGCTCCCTTTCCCCAAGACCCGgctttactactactactaaggTTTCAGACACACACCCCCAGCTAAGGGCCTCATTAGTATCTCTTCAGATACCAAGAATAGAGAACCAGGCACCTCCAACTCCCTAGCGGGATCAGCCAGAAATGTGGCTAGTCGTGGACCGTTTGCCAGGCAGGccgggcacacgcctttaatcccagcatttaggaggcagaagcaggcagatttctgagttcgaggccagcctggtctacaaagtgagttccaggacagccaggaaccaataagccaaaaaaccaaaacaaaccaaaacaaaaaaagttttccaGGCGTACTAGTTAAGCCTGCATGTGGTGCAAATATATACGCTCAGGCACacacttaaaacatttttcaaaaaagaatAAAGGAGACAAGAGAAACGACACTTGGTTCACTCCCAAATCACTCAACCTAGGTAAACTCCCCGCTGAAGTCGGTTTTGTGAGGGTCCACACCCCTCCCTCGGGCTCCCTCTTCTCCCGACCCGCCCGCAGGAAGCGGGCTGCCCTCACGCACCACCTCTGAGGTTAGGGAGGCCCCAGGGATCC encodes:
- the Tle6 gene encoding transducin-like enhancer protein 6 isoform X2 codes for the protein MTSHRQSSDTFGGILPSTLSSRYLSIVNQLPEEFSSVVSEMMVHLENIFSLAENFFQAIERFSRTPDLLERNKMSIGVGAEGDSWPCHVSHEAPMGSAQTTENSAKEEDKQVPESAALQHPKFKSTPGPQLPTRRRFLSESDELQDPQPVWDAEPQFCQGFLIQGLWELFMDSRQKNQQEHGGEDSSQESKDSGLCDFKPEPQPRHRNSLSDSALLDYYQEDVSRPQPETQESSGRADKFLKPLSWGSEVLESSCNQPSTALWQLERFTVPQALQKVRVLKHQELLLVVAVSSFTRHVFTCSQSGIKVWNLVNQVAEDRDPESHLKCSVQVTGQGRGWGWEVLEEPRLTLTRRDDPLQDNKVYLRTCLLSSNSRTLFAGGYNLPGVIVWDLAAPSLYEKCQLPCEGLSCQALANTKENMALAGFTDGTVRIWDLRTQEIVRNLKGPTNSARNLVVKDDNIWTGGLDACLRCWDLRMAKVSLEHLFQSQIMSLAHSPTEDWLLLGLANGQHCLFNSRKRDQVLTVDTKDNTILGLKFSPNGKWWASVGMGNFITVHSMPTGAKLFQVPEVGPVRCFDMTENGRLIITGSRDCASVYHIKY
- the Tle6 gene encoding transducin-like enhancer protein 6 isoform X1, whose translation is MTSHRQSSDTFGGILPSTLSSRYLSIVNQLPEEFSSVVSEMMVHLENIFSLAENFFQAIERFSRTPDLLERNKMSIGVGAEGDSWPCHVSHEAPMGSAQTTENSAKEEDKQVPESAALQHPKFKSTPGPQLPTRRRFLSESDELQDPQPVWDAEPQFCQGFLIQGLWELFMDSRQKNQQEHGGEDSSQESKDSGLCDFKPEPQPRHRNSLSDSADPFLIKSPSALLDYYQEDVSRPQPETQESSGRADKFLKPLSWGSEVLESSCNQPSTALWQLERFTVPQALQKVRVLKHQELLLVVAVSSFTRHVFTCSQSGIKVWNLVNQVAEDRDPESHLKCSVQVTGQGRGWGWEVLEEPRLTLTRRDDPLQDNKVYLRTCLLSSNSRTLFAGGYNLPGVIVWDLAAPSLYEKCQLPCEGLSCQALANTKENMALAGFTDGTVRIWDLRTQEIVRNLKGPTNSARNLVVKDDNIWTGGLDACLRCWDLRMAKVSLEHLFQSQIMSLAHSPTEDWLLLGLANGQHCLFNSRKRDQVLTVDTKDNTILGLKFSPNGKWWASVGMGNFITVHSMPTGAKLFQVPEVGPVRCFDMTENGRLIITGSRDCASVYHIKY
- the Tle6 gene encoding transducin-like enhancer protein 6 isoform X3 — encoded protein: MMVHLENIFSLAENFFQAIERFSRTPDLLERNKMSIGVGAEGDSWPCHVSHEAPMGSAQTTENSAKEEDKQVPESAALQHPKFKSTPGPQLPTRRRFLSESDELQDPQPVWDAEPQFCQGFLIQGLWELFMDSRQKNQQEHGGEDSSQESKDSGLCDFKPEPQPRHRNSLSDSADPFLIKSPSALLDYYQEDVSRPQPETQESSGRADKFLKPLSWGSEVLESSCNQPSTALWQLERFTVPQALQKVRVLKHQELLLVVAVSSFTRHVFTCSQSGIKVWNLVNQVAEDRDPESHLKCSVQVTGQGRGWGWEVLEEPRLTLTRRDDPLQDNKVYLRTCLLSSNSRTLFAGGYNLPGVIVWDLAAPSLYEKCQLPCEGLSCQALANTKENMALAGFTDGTVRIWDLRTQEIVRNLKGPTNSARNLVVKDDNIWTGGLDACLRCWDLRMAKVSLEHLFQSQIMSLAHSPTEDWLLLGLANGQHCLFNSRKRDQVLTVDTKDNTILGLKFSPNGKWWASVGMGNFITVHSMPTGAKLFQVPEVGPVRCFDMTENGRLIITGSRDCASVYHIKY
- the Tle6 gene encoding transducin-like enhancer protein 6 isoform 1 (isoform 1 is encoded by transcript variant 1); this translates as MTSHRQSSDTFGGILPSTLSSRYLSIVNQLPEEFSSVVSEMMVHLENIFSLAENFFQAIERFSRTPDLLERNKMSIGVGAEGDSWPCHVSHEAPMGSAQTTENSAKEEDKQVPESAALQHPKFKSTPGPQLPTRRRFLSESDELQDPQPVWDAEPQFCQGFLIQGLWELFMDSRQKNQQEHGGEDSSQESKDSGLCDFKPEPQPRHRNSLSDSADPFLIKSPSALLDYYQEDVSRPQPETQESSGRADKFLKPLSWGSEVLESSCNQPSTALWQLERFTVPQALQKVRVLKHQELLLVVAVSSFTRHVFTCSQSGIKVWNLVNQVAEDRDPESHLKCSVQDNKVYLRTCLLSSNSRTLFAGGYNLPGVIVWDLAAPSLYEKCQLPCEGLSCQALANTKENMALAGFTDGTVRIWDLRTQEIVRNLKGPTNSARNLVVKDDNIWTGGLDACLRCWDLRMAKVSLEHLFQSQIMSLAHSPTEDWLLLGLANGQHCLFNSRKRDQVLTVDTKDNTILGLKFSPNGKWWASVGMGNFITVHSMPTGAKLFQVPEVGPVRCFDMTENGRLIITGSRDCASVYHIKY